A part of Xenopus tropicalis strain Nigerian chromosome 4, UCB_Xtro_10.0, whole genome shotgun sequence genomic DNA contains:
- the LOC100145323 gene encoding uncharacterized protein LOC100145323 isoform X2 — translation MGMRRSRKLCSRSLRILLIGPHLNCMKASGSLEITKEYGLQSGSIVFFAPAEKASTEVNTTAPLVSIKKCWGVVTAKYGQSWKDLRRFTLSTLRDFGMGKKSLEERVGEEAGYLCDAFQSEQGQLFDPHYKLNTAVANIISFIVFGDRFDYDDYKFQKLLNLNQAMFEVESGTMAQIATAIPWLAKLPGLAKMIYRPHVDVLEYLQKIISDHQKTWNPACTRDLIDAFTLQMEKAKGDKENHFNEKNLLFTTFDLFTAGSETSTTTLRWGLLYMLQYPDVQRKVQEEIDKVIGKSRKPVMADVLQMSYTNAVIHEIQRCADLVPLSLIHMTYRDTEVQGFSIPKGVAVCPNLSSVLKDEKVWEKPFQFYPEHFLDADGKFVKQEAFLPFSTGRRACLGERLARMELFLFFTSLLQRFSFQIPDGEPCPRDDPIVYIVQIPHPYKLCAKIR, via the exons ATGGGTATGAGGCGATCAAGGAAGCTCTGCTCCAGAAGTCTGAGGATTTTGCTGATCGGCCCCCATTTGAACTGTATGAAGGCATCGGGTTCACTGGAAATAACAAAG GAATATGGTTTACAGAGTGGCTCCATAGTATTTTTTGCCCCTGCTGAGAAAGCCTCCACAGAGGTCAATACAACAGCACCTCTAGTGTCAATAAAGAAATGCTGGG GGGTAGTGACAGCAAAATACGGCCAATCTTGGAAAGACCTAAGAAGATTTACTTTGTCTACATTGAGGGATTTCGGGATGGGAAAAAAATCCCtggaggagagagtgggagaaGAAGCTGGGTACCTGTGTGATGCCTTCCAGTCTGAGCAAG GGCAGTTATTTGACCCACATTATAAACTGAATACTGCAGTTGCCAACATAATCAGCTTCATTGTTTTTGGTGATCGGTTTGACTACGATGATTACAAGTTCCAAAAATTGTTAAATCTGAATCAAGCAATGTTTGAAGTTGAATCCGGAACTATGGCCCAG ATTGCTACCGCAATTCCCTGGCTAGCAAAACTTCCAGGTCTGGCAAAGATGATTTATCGGCCTCATGTAGATGTGCTTGAATATCTACAGAAAATTATCTCTGACCATCAGAAAACATGGAATCCTGCATGCACAAGGGATCTCATAGATGCCTTTACGCTTCAAATGGAAAAG GCAAAAGGAGACAAAGAGAATCATTTTAATGAGAAGAATCTGTTGTTTACTACATTTGACTTATTTACAGCTGGATCAGAAACGTCAACCACCACCCTGAGATGGGGGCTGCTGTACATGTTGCAATACCCAGATGTCCAGA GAAAGGTTCAAGAGGAAATAGACAAGGTGATTGGAAAAAGCAGGAAGCCTGTGATGGCAGATGTTTTGCAAATGTCATATACAAATGCAGTAATCCATGAAATCCAACGTTGCGCAGACCTTGTGCCTCTGTCTTTAATTCATATGACATACAGAGACACGGAAGTCCAAGGCTTTTCCATACCAAAG GGTGTTGCTGTCTGCCCCAACCTGTCCTCAGTGCTTAAAGATGAAAAAGTCTGGGAGAAACCATTCCAGTTCTATCCAGAGCACTTCCTGGATGCGGATGGCAAATTTGTGAAACAAGAAGCATTTTTACCATTTTCTACAG GTCGCCGAGCTTGCCTAGGGGAGAGGTTGGCGAGGATGGAACTTTTTCTCTTCTTCACGTCTCTCCTGCAGCGCTTCTCGTTTCAGATCCCTGACGGAGAGCCTTGCCCACGGGATGATCCTATTGTTTATATAGTGCAGATCCCACACCCTTATAAACTCTGTGCCAAGATTAGATAA